The Saprospiraceae bacterium genomic interval CTCTAAATTATATTAATAAGCGATCATGATGTTTCCTCCAAACCGTTTTATTTCCTGGATTTCCATAGCTTTAATTTTTTCGTCCTGTGCCCGGAAATCTGAATTGTTTCAAATCCGCCAAAATCAGGTAAAAATGCCGGCAGAAGTCCAGTTTGAATGCCAAACTGAAAATTTTGATCGCCTGGAATGGAATTTTGGCGATGGTAAAACGTCTGCCGAAAAAAATCCAAAGCACCGGTATTTGAAATCGGGAATTTACAATGTTCAATTAAAAGTTATAAAAGGAAAAAAAATGGATATTTCTCAGCATAAAATTGAAATTTTGCCTCCGGAGGGTTGTGTAATTAGCATTGAAACTCCCTTTGGAACCATGTTGGCCAAATTATACGATCAGACTCCACTCCACAGGGACAATTTTTTTAAACATGCAGAAGAAGGGTTTTACAACGAATTGCTGTTTCATCGCGTCATAAGTGGCTTCATGATTCAGGGTGGAGATCCAAATTCGAAAGCAGCTGCACCTGGTAAAATGTTAGGCAGCGGAGGTCCGGGTTATACCATTCCGGCTGAGTTCAATCCTCAGTTTATACATAAAAAAGGAGCCATTGCAGCAGCAAGGACTGGCGATCAGGTGAATCCAAAAAAGGAATCTTCGGGTTCCCAATTTTATATAGTTCAGGGAGCTTTGCAGACCGATCAGAACCTGAATATGGTTGAAGATCGAAAAGGCATTAAATACAGCGAAGCGCAAAGGAATATTTATAAAACACTGGGAGGAACTCCCTTTCTGGATATGGAATACACCGTTTTTGGTGAAATTATTGAAGGGCTGGATATCGTTGATAAAATTGCCTCGGTTAAAACAGAACGAGGCGACAGACCCTCTGAAGACGTTAAAATGGTCATCAAAGCCCTGCACTGACAGAATAAAGAGCTGTTATAAATTCGGAACAGCCGTCTGACAGGTATAACATTTGCTTTATTATTGAAAAAATGGCTTGAATTGGCCAGGAAATGAGCATATGTGATTCCACTTTACATTGCTCTGAAAGAAATTTAGTGACTGCAAGCAATTGCATCATTGCTTGTTTTTTTTGTGAGGTATCTGGTGGATGATTTTAACCGCAAGCAATAAATTGAATGGAAGGAACTTTTAATGAAACCGAATTATAAGTGGATTTTTATCGAAGACAAGCATCGCACTATAAAGGAAATGCCTTTCGAACACGCAGAGCGCAATAAAACAGAATTTAGATATTGAAATACCGGATCATACTTTTAACATC includes:
- a CDS encoding peptidylprolyl isomerase, producing MFPPNRFISWISIALIFSSCARKSELFQIRQNQVKMPAEVQFECQTENFDRLEWNFGDGKTSAEKNPKHRYLKSGIYNVQLKVIKGKKMDISQHKIEILPPEGCVISIETPFGTMLAKLYDQTPLHRDNFFKHAEEGFYNELLFHRVISGFMIQGGDPNSKAAAPGKMLGSGGPGYTIPAEFNPQFIHKKGAIAAARTGDQVNPKKESSGSQFYIVQGALQTDQNLNMVEDRKGIKYSEAQRNIYKTLGGTPFLDMEYTVFGEIIEGLDIVDKIASVKTERGDRPSEDVKMVIKALH